One segment of Paenibacillus rhizovicinus DNA contains the following:
- the nirD gene encoding nitrite reductase small subunit NirD, whose amino-acid sequence MGKVIVGHISEFPERSGRVFRMGSLELALFKLSDGTVKAIENRCPHKHGKLSEGIVCDHHVYCPLHDWKIDLHDGIVQAPDQGCVNAYRVEVDGDGEVILFLEDGLEAKVS is encoded by the coding sequence ATGGGCAAAGTGATTGTAGGTCATATTTCCGAATTTCCCGAGCGTTCGGGCCGGGTGTTCCGGATGGGCAGTCTGGAGCTGGCGCTGTTCAAGCTGTCCGACGGCACGGTCAAGGCGATCGAGAACCGGTGTCCGCATAAGCACGGCAAGCTGTCCGAAGGAATCGTGTGCGACCATCATGTGTATTGTCCCCTGCATGATTGGAAGATCGATCTGCATGACGGGATCGTGCAGGCGCCGGATCAAGGCTGCGTGAATGCGTACCGGGTCGAGGTGGACGGCGACGGCGAAGTGATTCTGTTCCTGGAGGACGGCTTGGAAGCGAAAGTATCCTAG
- a CDS encoding uroporphyrinogen-III synthase — protein MTAARLEGKVIAVTGPRKADDFGKLVAKFGGTAVSRPVQGQVYLDETTIEEQLRALIAHPADWLLLTTGTGTEALLESAERLGLLMAFLAALGRMRIAARGYKTVAALRRFGLAPDARDDDGTTAGLLRAMEHCDLAGRRVALQLYGDPAPRIISELEARGAVCEELLPYRHLPPEDGDVGRLVDEIVGGEVDAVAFTSTAQVRCVMGWAAERGKLEAVREAFAGRVLAAAVGKLSAEALHEEGVERVLFPEEERMGSMVVAIGKFFAVSEEDVA, from the coding sequence ATGACGGCAGCGCGACTGGAAGGGAAAGTCATAGCGGTAACGGGACCGCGCAAGGCGGACGATTTCGGCAAACTGGTGGCCAAATTCGGCGGGACGGCGGTGTCTCGCCCGGTGCAGGGTCAAGTTTACTTGGATGAAACGACGATCGAGGAACAGCTGCGCGCATTGATCGCTCATCCGGCGGATTGGCTCCTGCTGACGACCGGCACAGGCACGGAAGCGCTGCTCGAATCGGCAGAAAGGCTCGGACTTCTTATGGCGTTCCTCGCCGCGCTCGGCCGAATGCGGATTGCGGCCCGCGGCTACAAAACAGTGGCGGCGCTGCGCAGGTTCGGCCTGGCGCCGGATGCGCGCGACGACGACGGCACGACGGCCGGCCTGCTTCGCGCGATGGAGCATTGCGACCTTGCCGGGCGGCGGGTCGCGCTCCAGCTGTACGGCGATCCCGCCCCGCGCATCATTAGCGAGCTCGAAGCCCGGGGCGCCGTCTGCGAAGAACTGCTCCCGTACCGTCATCTGCCTCCCGAGGACGGCGACGTCGGCCGGCTGGTCGATGAGATCGTCGGCGGCGAGGTGGATGCCGTCGCCTTCACGAGCACGGCGCAGGTCCGCTGCGTCATGGGCTGGGCGGCCGAACGCGGCAAGCTGGAAGCGGTAAGGGAGGCGTTCGCTGGCCGAGTGCTCGCGGCAGCCGTCGGCAAACTGTCGGCGGAGGCGCTGCATGAGGAAGGCGTGGAACGGGTGCTGTTCCCGGAGGAAGAACGGATGGGCAGCATGGTGGTGGCGATCGGCAAGTTTTTCGCCGTATCCGAAGAAGACGTCGCTTAA
- the cobA gene encoding uroporphyrinogen-III C-methyltransferase — translation MSRSGKVYLTGAGPGDPKLITVGGLESIRRADVIIYDRLVSEALLKEARKDAELLYVGKASGHHTMKQDEINALIAAHAQRGLTVTRLKGGDPFVFGRGGEEAAYLSERGIPFEIIPGISSCIAAPAYAGIPVTQRQLAASFAVITGHECADKDGACVDWAWAAGAETLVILMGLQQLPEIVEQLLGNGKPPATPIALIQNGTWEEQRVVVGTLKTIMSMPETAQLRSPAAIVIGPVVGMRDKLQWRPVEALLQN, via the coding sequence ATGAGCCGCAGCGGAAAAGTTTACTTAACGGGCGCGGGACCGGGCGACCCCAAGCTGATCACCGTGGGCGGCTTGGAGAGCATCCGCCGGGCGGACGTCATTATATACGACAGGCTCGTATCCGAAGCGCTGCTGAAGGAAGCGCGCAAGGATGCGGAGCTGCTCTACGTCGGCAAAGCCTCCGGTCATCATACGATGAAGCAAGACGAGATTAATGCGCTTATCGCCGCGCATGCGCAGCGCGGACTCACGGTGACCCGCCTGAAGGGCGGCGATCCGTTCGTGTTCGGCCGCGGCGGCGAAGAGGCGGCTTATCTATCCGAGCGAGGCATTCCGTTCGAAATCATCCCCGGCATTTCATCCTGCATCGCCGCGCCGGCGTATGCCGGCATTCCGGTCACGCAGCGCCAGCTTGCGGCTTCGTTCGCCGTCATCACGGGCCACGAGTGCGCGGACAAAGACGGCGCATGCGTGGATTGGGCGTGGGCGGCCGGCGCGGAAACGCTCGTCATTCTGATGGGGCTGCAGCAGCTGCCCGAAATCGTGGAACAGCTGCTCGGGAACGGCAAGCCGCCGGCCACGCCGATCGCGCTGATCCAGAACGGCACATGGGAGGAGCAGCGGGTGGTCGTCGGCACGCTGAAGACGATTATGTCGATGCCGGAGACGGCGCAGCTTCGCAGTCCGGCCGCCATCGTCATCGGCCCGGTCGTCGGCATGCGGGACAAGCTGCAATGGCGGCCGGTCGAAGCCTTATTGCAAAATTAA